A single window of Mycolicibacterium aurum DNA harbors:
- a CDS encoding nuclear transport factor 2 family protein: MTHDVQQHDDHGGQRRARADGVIDALLDSLRRNDMRAFADQWAPAGGMEFPFAPPGYRILRSRDDVWDYVKDYSSSVRIDEIIEHKRHHTLNPGTVILEFSAKGVAVQTGDDYRMDYIAVISIGPDGIDHYRDYWNSLAAAALMGGPEAMMSGFGPAADE; the protein is encoded by the coding sequence ATGACCCACGATGTCCAACAACACGATGACCACGGTGGCCAACGCCGAGCCCGAGCCGATGGCGTGATCGACGCATTGCTGGACAGCCTGCGGCGCAACGATATGCGCGCCTTCGCCGATCAGTGGGCACCCGCCGGGGGGATGGAGTTCCCCTTCGCGCCGCCCGGCTACCGCATCCTGCGCAGCCGCGACGACGTCTGGGACTACGTCAAGGACTATTCGAGCTCGGTCCGCATCGACGAGATCATCGAGCACAAGCGGCACCACACCCTGAACCCCGGCACGGTGATCCTGGAATTCTCCGCGAAAGGTGTTGCCGTGCAGACCGGTGACGACTACCGCATGGACTACATCGCGGTGATCTCGATCGGGCCCGACGGCATCGACCACTACCGGGACTACTGGAACTCACTGGCCGCGGCCGCGCTGATGGGCGGCCCCGAGGCCATGATGTCGGGGTTCGGACCGGCCGCCGATGAGTGA
- a CDS encoding TetR-like C-terminal domain-containing protein: MAEVTPSRSARAALRSDVTDGILGAVLDELAAVGYGKLSMDGVARRARAGKAALYRRWPSKQDMVLDAVTSISLPAGKSTSSGALPADIADLVHGVNDWLSDPLMSRILPDLLAEAKRNTDLAAALTARIAVSRREYGHLVIGAAIDRGELSPDVDVEYALDLVAAPIFWRICGRRQDTTPQFLDRVVDSVLHALGVERFDAG, encoded by the coding sequence ATGGCTGAGGTGACTCCGTCCCGGTCGGCCAGGGCCGCGTTGCGATCCGACGTGACCGACGGGATCCTCGGGGCTGTTCTCGACGAGTTGGCCGCCGTCGGTTATGGAAAGCTCTCGATGGACGGTGTCGCACGCCGGGCCCGGGCCGGCAAGGCCGCGCTGTACCGCCGTTGGCCGTCCAAGCAGGACATGGTTCTCGACGCGGTGACGAGCATCAGCCTGCCTGCGGGCAAGTCCACCAGCTCCGGGGCTCTGCCCGCCGATATCGCGGACCTGGTGCACGGGGTGAACGACTGGCTCAGCGACCCGCTGATGTCGCGCATCCTGCCGGACCTGCTTGCGGAGGCCAAGCGCAACACCGACCTCGCGGCGGCGCTCACCGCGCGAATCGCCGTGTCGCGGCGCGAATACGGACATCTGGTGATCGGAGCGGCAATAGACCGCGGCGAGTTGAGCCCGGACGTCGACGTGGAATACGCGCTGGATCTGGTTGCGGCCCCGATCTTCTGGCGCATCTGCGGACGTCGGCAGGACACCACCCCGCAATTCCTCGACCGGGTGGTCGACTCCGTGCTGCACGCGCTGGGCGTCGAGCGTTTCGACGCGGGGTGA
- a CDS encoding SulP family inorganic anion transporter — protein sequence MSRARLCSRDARGALVPATATPAQEQSVLAALRSPRRLRTEVLAGLVVALALIPEAISFSIIAGVDPRVGLFASFTMAVTIAIVGGRPAMISAATGAIALVIAPLVKSHGLDYLIAAVILGGVLQLVLGGLGVARLMRFVPRSVMVGFVNALAILIFLSQVPHLLGVPWLVYPMVAVGILVIVALPKLTTAIPGPLVAIVVLTAAAVGFGWSVPDVGDEGRLPSSLPSLLIPDVPLTLETVRIIAPYALAMAVVGLLESLMTAKLVDDITDTHSNKSREAVGQGVANVVTGFFGGMGGCAMIGQTMINVKVSGARTRISTFLAGVFLLGLVVGLGDVVALIPMAALVAVMVMVSVATLDWHSVHPKTLRRMPKSETFVMLSTVAITVATDNLAYGVAVGTLAAMVLFARRVAHFTEVKPVAGSDENTRRYVVTGELFFASSNDLVYQFDYAGDPDNVVIDVTGAHIWDASTVAALDAVTTKYAAKGKTVTIIGMNDSSAERHARLSGQLSAH from the coding sequence ATGTCGCGCGCTCGATTATGTTCGCGTGACGCGAGAGGAGCCTTGGTGCCCGCAACTGCCACACCTGCGCAGGAGCAGTCCGTCCTTGCCGCCCTACGATCTCCGCGCCGCCTGCGCACCGAAGTGCTGGCCGGCCTGGTGGTCGCGCTCGCCCTGATTCCTGAAGCGATCTCGTTCTCCATCATCGCCGGCGTCGACCCCCGCGTCGGGCTCTTCGCGTCGTTCACCATGGCCGTGACCATCGCGATCGTCGGCGGCAGACCCGCCATGATCTCCGCCGCCACCGGAGCGATCGCGCTGGTGATCGCGCCCCTGGTGAAGAGCCACGGTCTCGACTACCTGATCGCCGCGGTGATCCTGGGCGGCGTGCTGCAACTGGTGCTCGGCGGTCTCGGCGTGGCCCGGCTGATGCGGTTCGTCCCGCGCAGCGTCATGGTCGGCTTCGTCAACGCCCTGGCCATCCTCATCTTCCTGTCGCAGGTCCCGCACCTGCTCGGGGTGCCGTGGCTGGTGTATCCGATGGTCGCTGTCGGCATCCTGGTCATCGTCGCGTTGCCGAAGCTGACGACGGCGATCCCCGGCCCGCTGGTGGCGATCGTCGTGCTGACCGCGGCCGCCGTCGGCTTCGGGTGGTCGGTGCCCGACGTCGGCGACGAAGGGCGTCTGCCGTCGAGCCTGCCGTCGCTGCTCATCCCGGACGTGCCGCTGACGCTCGAGACCGTGCGCATCATCGCGCCGTACGCATTGGCGATGGCTGTCGTGGGCCTGCTGGAGTCGCTGATGACCGCCAAACTCGTCGACGACATCACCGACACCCACTCCAACAAGTCTCGCGAGGCCGTCGGCCAGGGCGTCGCCAACGTCGTGACGGGCTTCTTCGGCGGTATGGGCGGGTGCGCGATGATCGGCCAGACCATGATCAACGTCAAAGTCAGCGGCGCCCGCACGCGCATCTCCACCTTCCTGGCCGGTGTGTTCCTGCTCGGCCTCGTCGTGGGACTCGGCGACGTCGTCGCCCTGATCCCGATGGCGGCACTGGTCGCCGTCATGGTCATGGTGTCGGTCGCGACGTTGGACTGGCACAGTGTCCATCCGAAGACGTTGCGCCGCATGCCCAAGAGTGAAACGTTCGTGATGCTCTCGACCGTCGCGATCACCGTTGCGACCGACAACCTGGCCTACGGCGTGGCCGTCGGCACCTTGGCGGCCATGGTGCTGTTCGCACGCCGCGTCGCGCACTTCACCGAGGTGAAGCCGGTGGCCGGCAGCGACGAGAACACCCGCCGCTACGTCGTCACGGGCGAATTGTTCTTTGCCTCCAGTAACGACCTTGTCTACCAATTCGACTACGCGGGCGACCCCGACAACGTCGTCATCGACGTGACCGGCGCCCACATCTGGGACGCGTCCACGGTGGCCGCCCTGGATGCCGTCACCACCAAATACGCTGCGAAGGGTAAGACTGTCACCATCATCGGGATGAACGACAGCAGCGCGGAGCGACATGCGCGGCTCAGTGGGCAGCTGAGCGCGCACTAG
- a CDS encoding MerR family transcriptional regulator, translating into MGDAELLQIGEVAARTELSIKTIRHYDDVGVVTPSARSAGGFRLYTADDVGRLIAIRRMKPLGFTLDEMRNLLEALDVLSSTEATDTERDQATAYLAVCHTRAQDACKTLAKQLGYARELTEQLARYGS; encoded by the coding sequence GTGGGCGATGCGGAGTTGCTCCAGATCGGCGAAGTCGCCGCGCGGACCGAGCTGTCCATCAAGACGATCCGGCACTACGACGATGTCGGGGTGGTGACGCCGTCGGCGCGCTCTGCCGGGGGTTTCCGCCTCTACACTGCCGACGACGTGGGACGGCTGATCGCCATCCGCCGGATGAAGCCGCTGGGGTTCACTCTCGACGAGATGCGCAATCTGCTTGAGGCACTGGATGTTCTGTCTTCCACCGAGGCCACCGATACCGAACGCGACCAGGCCACAGCGTATCTGGCGGTGTGCCACACCCGCGCCCAGGACGCGTGTAAGACACTGGCCAAGCAGCTCGGCTATGCGCGGGAGCTGACCGAGCAACTGGCGCGGTACGGCAGCTGA
- a CDS encoding haloacid dehalogenase type II, which translates to MTPPAGRVLVFDVNETLLDIESLTPMFDDIFGDPASMREWFAQLVLYSMTLTLSGSYLDFFSLGRAVLHMLADVRGVTISDYERERLSLAMSTMPAHPDVEEGLQSLRENGFRLVTLTNSPTGTGGPSPIDTAGLGDYFERQFSVDPCRAFKPEPTVYQQVFRDLAVQPADCIMVAAHCWDTLGAQATGMRGALITRPGNAALRAAHIPQPDIVAPDLRDLARQLAAT; encoded by the coding sequence CTGACGCCGCCGGCCGGCCGGGTGCTGGTGTTCGATGTCAACGAGACGCTGCTCGATATCGAGTCGCTGACACCGATGTTCGACGACATCTTCGGCGACCCGGCGTCGATGCGCGAATGGTTCGCCCAGCTCGTCCTGTACTCGATGACGCTGACGCTCTCGGGTTCCTACCTCGACTTCTTCAGCCTCGGACGCGCTGTGTTGCACATGCTGGCCGACGTCCGCGGCGTCACGATCAGCGACTATGAGCGTGAGCGGTTGTCGCTGGCCATGTCCACGATGCCGGCCCATCCGGACGTGGAAGAGGGTCTTCAGTCGTTGCGGGAGAACGGGTTTCGGCTGGTAACCCTGACCAACTCGCCGACAGGTACAGGCGGGCCGAGCCCGATCGACACCGCGGGGCTCGGCGACTACTTCGAGAGGCAGTTCAGCGTCGATCCCTGCCGCGCGTTCAAACCGGAGCCGACCGTCTATCAGCAGGTGTTCCGGGATCTGGCGGTGCAACCGGCGGACTGCATCATGGTGGCCGCGCACTGCTGGGACACCCTCGGCGCACAAGCCACCGGTATGCGCGGCGCTCTCATCACCCGACCGGGCAACGCCGCCCTCAGGGCCGCACACATCCCGCAGCCGGACATCGTCGCCCCTGACCTTCGCGACCTCGCCCGCCAACTCGCCGCCACGTAA
- a CDS encoding TetR-like C-terminal domain-containing protein, giving the protein MTVEHSLTDDDQHRVVAAVHDELARWGIDRFDIGAMAHRHGLDADAILRRWRDPELLILDALAQRPGDTAPPDTGSLRSDLFYLAVRMAAMVTSESGRKLHGGHLISDIRYGGVEIRQSAWRARAATLAVVFDRARERGEMRDDVDYRTVLELLFAPINMRAMYTGELVDDAYCQTVADLVYCAVSTS; this is encoded by the coding sequence ATGACCGTTGAACACTCACTTACCGACGACGACCAACACCGTGTGGTCGCGGCGGTGCATGACGAGCTGGCCCGGTGGGGGATCGACCGATTCGACATCGGGGCCATGGCCCACCGCCACGGCCTGGATGCCGACGCGATCCTGCGCCGCTGGCGCGATCCGGAGCTGCTGATCCTCGACGCTCTGGCTCAGCGGCCCGGCGACACGGCTCCCCCGGACACCGGCTCGCTGCGCAGTGACCTGTTCTACCTGGCCGTGCGGATGGCCGCCATGGTGACCTCGGAGTCCGGGCGCAAGCTGCACGGCGGACATCTGATCAGCGACATCCGCTACGGCGGCGTCGAGATCCGGCAGTCGGCCTGGCGAGCCCGCGCAGCCACGCTCGCCGTGGTCTTCGACCGCGCCCGCGAGCGAGGTGAGATGCGCGACGACGTCGACTACCGGACGGTTCTGGAGCTGTTGTTCGCACCCATCAACATGCGCGCGATGTACACCGGCGAGCTGGTGGACGACGCCTACTGCCAGACCGTCGCCGACCTGGTCTACTGCGCCGTGTCGACGTCCTGA
- a CDS encoding YceI family protein, producing the protein MADTAWELGIPDGQLLLTTGVAGPAAKMGHRLTIAMDWTATVRWLSGRPVSVELTVDVDSLQVQRGEGGVTGLSGPEKALARSNALKCLDAKRFPHIRFRTDSVEETAGGYRLIGTLEIHGTVREQVIDLHVEDAGGAWRMSCEAEVSQADFGVKPYSMMMGAVKVADVVAVSFAAERAKDG; encoded by the coding sequence ATGGCCGACACGGCGTGGGAGCTGGGCATCCCGGACGGGCAGCTGCTGCTGACCACCGGCGTAGCGGGCCCGGCGGCGAAGATGGGCCACCGGCTGACCATCGCGATGGACTGGACGGCCACCGTGCGGTGGCTCTCCGGCCGACCCGTGTCCGTCGAGCTGACGGTGGACGTGGACTCCCTCCAGGTGCAGCGGGGCGAGGGCGGCGTGACGGGATTGTCCGGCCCGGAGAAGGCGCTGGCACGGTCGAATGCCCTCAAGTGTCTCGATGCAAAGCGCTTCCCGCACATTCGCTTTCGAACAGACTCCGTGGAGGAGACGGCTGGCGGCTATCGCCTGATCGGCACGCTGGAGATCCACGGCACCGTCCGCGAGCAGGTGATCGACCTGCATGTGGAGGACGCCGGGGGCGCCTGGCGGATGTCGTGTGAGGCCGAGGTCTCCCAGGCCGACTTCGGGGTGAAGCCCTACTCGATGATGATGGGCGCCGTGAAGGTCGCCGACGTCGTGGCGGTCTCGTTCGCCGCGGAGCGCGCCAAGGACGGCTGA
- a CDS encoding MFS transporter, with protein sequence MTSTQSVSTWAPLRSPVFRALWIAQFVSNLGTWMQTVGAQWMLVGDPRAAVLVPLVQTATTLPVMLLALPSGVLADLIDRRRLLIATQGAMAAGVGLLASLTGAGLTTPAVLLMLLFVIGCGQALTAPAWQAIQPDLVPAEQIPAAAALGSMSMNGARAIGPAIAGALVSLTGPTLVFALNAVSFVGIVCVLIWWRRPAVEDNYPPERALAALNAGGRFIRSSPIVRRILLRTALFIAPASALWGLLPVIAKDQLGLSSSGYGLLLGALGVGAVCGAFLLSRLRSRFGQNTLLTVGAAGFAVATAVLALVHSFGIVLVALVIGGAAWLLTLSTLNAAMQLSLPAWVRARGLSVYQLVFMGGQALGSLLWGLVAGATTSVTSLLVSMALLLVCAVSSLFWPLHANTGNLDLSPSTHWPEPTLVFEPEPLDGPVLVLTSYRVMPEDEEAFLAAMAVLGRSRQRTGASQWRLFRSVESESTFVETFIVRSWGEHMHQHYTRLTGQDLLIEQAVERHTQGDPVSRHYLAVHDPLR encoded by the coding sequence ATGACTTCGACGCAGTCGGTCTCGACGTGGGCGCCGCTGCGATCGCCGGTCTTCCGCGCGCTGTGGATCGCGCAGTTCGTGTCCAACCTCGGCACCTGGATGCAGACCGTCGGGGCGCAGTGGATGCTCGTCGGCGATCCCCGCGCGGCCGTGCTGGTGCCGCTGGTACAGACCGCGACGACGCTGCCGGTGATGCTGCTGGCCCTGCCGTCCGGCGTGCTGGCCGACCTCATCGACCGACGTCGGCTGCTGATCGCCACCCAGGGCGCGATGGCCGCCGGCGTCGGCCTGCTCGCATCCCTGACCGGCGCCGGCCTGACCACCCCGGCGGTGCTGTTGATGCTGTTGTTCGTCATCGGCTGCGGGCAGGCGCTCACCGCACCGGCCTGGCAGGCGATCCAGCCCGATCTTGTTCCTGCTGAGCAGATTCCGGCTGCGGCGGCACTGGGCAGCATGAGCATGAACGGGGCACGTGCCATCGGACCGGCCATCGCCGGTGCGCTGGTGTCCTTGACGGGCCCGACCCTGGTCTTTGCGCTGAACGCCGTCTCCTTCGTCGGGATCGTGTGCGTGCTGATCTGGTGGCGACGTCCCGCCGTCGAGGACAACTACCCGCCCGAGCGCGCGCTGGCAGCGCTGAACGCGGGCGGACGATTCATCCGCAGCTCGCCGATCGTGCGGCGGATCCTCCTGCGCACGGCACTGTTCATCGCACCGGCCAGCGCGCTGTGGGGCCTGCTCCCGGTGATCGCCAAAGATCAACTCGGGCTCTCGTCGTCGGGATACGGGCTGCTGCTCGGGGCACTGGGAGTCGGCGCCGTCTGCGGCGCGTTCCTGTTGTCACGCCTGCGGTCTCGCTTCGGTCAGAACACCTTACTGACCGTCGGCGCGGCCGGCTTCGCCGTTGCCACCGCGGTGCTGGCGCTGGTGCACAGTTTCGGCATCGTGCTGGTGGCCCTGGTGATCGGCGGCGCGGCATGGCTGCTGACGCTGTCGACGCTGAACGCCGCGATGCAACTGAGCCTGCCGGCCTGGGTGCGCGCCCGCGGGTTGTCGGTGTACCAGTTGGTCTTCATGGGCGGTCAGGCGTTGGGATCACTGCTGTGGGGCTTGGTCGCCGGCGCCACCACCAGTGTCACCAGCCTGTTGGTGAGCATGGCCCTGCTGCTGGTCTGCGCCGTGTCGTCGCTGTTCTGGCCGTTGCACGCCAACACCGGGAATCTCGACCTGTCACCGTCGACGCACTGGCCGGAGCCCACCCTGGTGTTCGAACCCGAGCCGCTCGACGGCCCGGTCCTGGTACTCACCTCCTACCGCGTCATGCCGGAGGATGAGGAGGCGTTCCTGGCGGCCATGGCCGTGCTCGGACGGTCACGCCAACGCACCGGAGCGTCACAGTGGCGCCTGTTCCGCAGCGTGGAATCCGAGTCGACCTTCGTCGAGACGTTCATCGTGCGGTCCTGGGGTGAGCACATGCACCAGCACTACACCCGCCTCACGGGGCAGGATCTGCTCATCGAACAGGCCGTCGAGCGCCACACCCAGGGCGACCCGGTGTCCCGGCACTACCTGGCGGTGCACGATCCGCTGCGGTGA
- a CDS encoding DUF305 domain-containing protein — translation MRQRNHALGLVAAGVVVLVLGACSTDSQTEASSSTAAAPATTQTGTGAEATHNQADVMFARMMIPHHQQAIEMSDMLLGKQGIDPQIRELATAIKNAQGPEIEQMQSWLQEWGMPGMPGGGMPGHDMPGHTMPGGDMDEMPGMAGHGMMSAADMTALQNAQGDEAGRLFLSQMIEHHEGAITMAQQEIDTGQFPATVDLARSIVTTQQEEIVTMKGLLEK, via the coding sequence ATGCGGCAGAGAAATCACGCGCTGGGGCTCGTGGCGGCGGGTGTGGTGGTCCTGGTGCTCGGTGCCTGTTCGACGGACAGCCAGACCGAGGCGTCGTCGAGCACCGCGGCGGCTCCGGCGACCACGCAAACCGGTACCGGCGCCGAGGCCACGCACAACCAGGCCGATGTGATGTTCGCCCGGATGATGATTCCCCACCATCAGCAGGCCATCGAGATGAGCGACATGCTGCTCGGCAAGCAGGGCATCGACCCTCAGATACGGGAATTGGCCACGGCGATCAAGAACGCCCAGGGCCCGGAGATCGAGCAGATGCAGAGCTGGCTGCAGGAGTGGGGAATGCCGGGCATGCCCGGCGGCGGGATGCCCGGCCACGACATGCCGGGGCACACCATGCCCGGCGGCGACATGGATGAAATGCCCGGAATGGCGGGTCACGGCATGATGTCGGCGGCCGACATGACGGCGTTGCAGAACGCCCAGGGCGACGAAGCCGGGCGGTTGTTCCTGTCCCAGATGATCGAACATCACGAGGGTGCGATCACCATGGCCCAGCAGGAGATCGACACCGGGCAGTTCCCGGCGACGGTCGACCTCGCGCGATCGATCGTCACCACGCAGCAGGAGGAGATCGTCACTATGAAGGGCCTGCTGGAGAAGTGA
- a CDS encoding sensor histidine kinase: MTTTSAAQVSRRWRRSGIGPRLLAAQAIVLAAGAATTSVVAALVGPPLFREHLDRAGVPMHSLEQLHAEEAYAYATVISIGGALAVSALAALAVSWYVSRRLQQSLTEVASAATAVTEGHYDVRVSPPHLGQDFDTLALAFNQMAARLQAVESTRQQLFSDLAHEIRTPVAVLEAYIEALEDGVRTLTPQTAAMLRDQTRRLVRFSEDVAALAKAEESAVAMAYASVDVDRLIRRCAAVAQERYDAKDVTLDVRVPEGLPPLWADEQRLSQVLGNLLDNALRHTASGDSVRVECHRDGDHLAIVVADSGDGIAAEHLPRVFERFYRADAARDRDHGGAGIGLAIAKALVEAHGGSIVATSAGPGSGSAFTLTLPTTRVTSPAGPS; the protein is encoded by the coding sequence ATGACCACCACGTCGGCGGCACAGGTATCCCGGCGGTGGCGACGGTCCGGCATCGGGCCGCGACTGCTCGCCGCCCAGGCCATCGTCCTGGCGGCGGGCGCGGCCACGACCTCGGTGGTGGCCGCCCTCGTCGGGCCACCGCTCTTCCGCGAACACCTGGACCGGGCGGGGGTGCCGATGCACTCCCTGGAACAGCTCCACGCCGAGGAGGCCTACGCCTATGCGACGGTCATCTCCATCGGTGGCGCACTGGCAGTGTCGGCTCTGGCGGCGCTGGCGGTCAGCTGGTACGTGAGTCGCCGTCTGCAGCAATCACTCACCGAGGTGGCCTCGGCGGCGACGGCCGTCACCGAGGGCCACTACGACGTCCGGGTGTCGCCACCGCACCTCGGCCAGGATTTCGACACGCTGGCCTTGGCCTTCAATCAGATGGCGGCCCGGCTGCAAGCGGTCGAATCGACACGGCAGCAACTGTTCAGCGACCTGGCGCACGAGATCCGCACACCGGTCGCCGTGCTGGAGGCCTACATCGAAGCCCTCGAAGACGGGGTGCGCACCCTCACACCGCAGACCGCGGCGATGCTGCGCGATCAGACCCGACGGCTGGTCCGCTTCTCCGAGGACGTCGCCGCCCTGGCGAAGGCCGAAGAGAGCGCAGTGGCAATGGCTTACGCGTCCGTCGACGTGGATCGTCTGATCCGTCGGTGCGCCGCGGTCGCCCAGGAACGTTACGACGCGAAGGACGTCACCCTCGACGTACGGGTGCCGGAGGGCCTGCCACCGTTGTGGGCCGACGAGCAGAGACTGTCTCAGGTGCTGGGCAATCTTCTCGACAATGCTCTGCGGCACACCGCTTCTGGCGATTCGGTGCGGGTCGAGTGCCACCGCGACGGAGATCACCTGGCCATCGTCGTCGCCGACAGCGGAGACGGCATCGCCGCCGAGCACCTCCCCCGGGTGTTCGAACGGTTCTACCGGGCCGACGCCGCGCGGGACCGTGACCACGGCGGGGCCGGGATCGGGCTCGCGATAGCCAAGGCGCTCGTGGAAGCCCACGGCGGCAGCATCGTCGCGACAAGTGCCGGACCGGGCAGCGGCTCGGCGTTCACGCTCACGTTGCCGACGACGCGCGTCACTTCTCCAGCAGGCCCTTCATAG
- a CDS encoding response regulator, which translates to MENPTVSPSEGARGYRALVVDDEVPLAEVVASYLEREHFEAIVANNGVDAIAVARELDPDVVILDLGLPGIDGLEVCRQLRTFSDAYVVMLTARDTEMDTVLGLTVGADDYVTKPFSPRELVARIRAMLRRPRLAPTPAASAAHETAPPRCVGPLSIDVAAREVRIDGDPILLTRTEFDILDVLSAHPGMVLSRRQLLETIRDGAWVGNEHLIDVHIGHLRRKLGDDAAQPRYILTVRGVGYRMGPGR; encoded by the coding sequence ATGGAGAACCCGACCGTGTCGCCGTCCGAGGGTGCGCGAGGTTACCGCGCGCTGGTGGTGGACGACGAGGTGCCGCTGGCCGAGGTGGTGGCCAGCTATCTGGAGCGAGAGCACTTCGAGGCGATCGTCGCCAACAACGGCGTCGACGCCATCGCGGTCGCGCGTGAACTCGACCCCGACGTCGTCATCCTCGATCTGGGCCTGCCCGGCATCGACGGTTTGGAGGTGTGCAGACAACTGCGGACGTTCTCCGACGCCTACGTCGTGATGCTCACCGCCCGTGACACCGAGATGGACACCGTCCTCGGTCTGACTGTCGGCGCCGACGACTACGTCACCAAGCCGTTCAGCCCGCGTGAATTGGTAGCCCGCATCCGGGCCATGCTTCGCCGGCCCCGCCTGGCGCCGACCCCCGCGGCGTCGGCCGCGCACGAGACGGCGCCACCGCGGTGCGTCGGCCCACTGAGCATCGATGTCGCCGCACGCGAGGTGCGTATCGACGGTGATCCCATCCTGTTGACGCGCACGGAGTTCGACATCCTCGATGTGCTGTCGGCGCATCCCGGCATGGTGTTGAGCCGGCGCCAGCTTCTGGAAACCATCCGTGACGGCGCCTGGGTCGGCAACGAACACCTCATCGATGTGCACATCGGGCACCTGCGGCGAAAGCTCGGTGACGACGCCGCGCAGCCGCGCTACATCCTCACGGTGCGCGGCGTCGGATACCGGATGGGGCCGGGCCGATGA